One genomic window of Deltaproteobacteria bacterium includes the following:
- the miaA gene encoding tRNA (adenosine(37)-N6)-dimethylallyltransferase MiaA, with translation MKLSPVAVILGATGAGKTGLAIRLAQELGAEIISADSLQVYREMDIGTAKPTPEQRAAVPHHLIDVVFPDEEFDAAQYCRRGRQVIADLHARRIPPLVVGGTGLYIKALLQGLFDDQVQDRVIRDRLRQELATLGLPELYARLHRLDPKVAIRLHPNDAFRILRALEVIEANGQPLSRLQQAHRFQDRPYRVLKLGLALDRDQLYDRINARVEEMLAQGFLTEVEALLSRYDRGLKPFQALGYRHLISYLQDGGDWEATIDRLKRDTRRYAKRQMTWFRADPEIYWLAPDHWLEIRERLREFFNQLLSVRDKQLR, from the coding sequence ATGAAGCTTTCACCTGTAGCAGTTATCCTGGGGGCTACCGGAGCCGGTAAAACCGGGTTGGCGATCCGCTTGGCGCAGGAACTGGGGGCTGAAATTATCAGTGCCGACTCTCTCCAGGTGTACCGGGAAATGGATATCGGCACGGCCAAACCCACCCCGGAGCAGCGGGCTGCAGTTCCCCATCATTTGATCGATGTGGTCTTTCCGGATGAGGAATTTGATGCAGCCCAGTATTGCCGCCGGGGTCGCCAGGTCATTGCCGACCTGCACGCCCGGCGGATTCCGCCTTTGGTCGTGGGGGGCACCGGACTGTATATCAAGGCTTTATTACAGGGGCTGTTTGATGACCAGGTTCAGGACCGGGTGATCCGCGATCGGTTGCGCCAGGAACTGGCCACCCTTGGCTTGCCCGAGCTTTATGCCCGCCTGCACCGCCTGGACCCGAAAGTCGCAATCCGGCTCCACCCCAATGATGCCTTTCGCATCTTGCGGGCCTTGGAGGTTATAGAGGCCAATGGCCAACCCTTGTCTCGCCTGCAACAGGCCCACCGCTTTCAGGATCGCCCCTATCGGGTGCTGAAATTGGGGCTGGCTTTGGATCGGGACCAGCTTTATGATCGCATCAATGCTCGGGTGGAGGAGATGCTGGCGCAGGGATTCTTAACCGAGGTTGAGGCTCTCCTGAGCCGCTATGACCGTGGGCTAAAACCGTTCCAGGCCCTGGGCTACCGTCATCTGATCTCTTATCTGCAGGACGGCGGGGACTGGGAGGCGACCATTGACCGACTGAAGCGGGATACGCGGCGTTATGCCAAGCGCCAAATGACCTGGTTCCGGGCCGACCCGGAGATCTACTGGTTGGCACCCGACCACTGGCTTGAGATCCGGGAGCGGTTGCGAGAATTTTTTAATCAGTTACTTAGCGTCCGGGATAAACAACTTCGGTAA